The following is a genomic window from Azotosporobacter soli.
TGCTGACGATTCATAAAAACATCTCAGGCGACTTTGTCACTGCAGCGCCGGATCAACCTTTGAACGGCGCTTGGCTGCAGTTGACGCAGCCAACGCCGGAGGAATTGGCGCAAGCAGCTAAACTACTTGCCATACCAGTCCGTCTGCTCGATTTTTCTTTCGAAAATGACGGCAGCCCGCGCATCGTAAAACAAAAAAACTGTTTGGTCATTATGATACACATTCCGGTCAGCAATGATAACGGCACGTATAATACAGTACCACTCAATTTTATTCTCACGCCGGACTTCAGCGTTACGATCAGTCAGTCCGATTCAGCGTTTTTAGCTTCGATTCTGCTGAATGAAGAAGGACGCTTTGATTCGAACGCACCCTGCCGCTTCCTCTTTCAGCTTTTATACCAAAGCGGTGCGGAATTTTTGCGTCACATTCAGCAAATCCGGCAGCGCACCGACGCAATCGAAGTCGTGCTGCGCAAAGCAGCCACCAATAAAGAAGTCTATCTTCTCTTGAATTTAGAAAAAGGCCTTACCTATTTTACCGCCGCCTTGCGCGGCAACATCATCGTCGTAGAAACGATTTTTCGCTTGAGCGCCGATCCGAAACTGCACCACTTCCTCAGTCTGCGGCGCGAAGATGAAGACTTACTGGAAAGCGTGATCCTCGAAAACAAACGCGCATTGGTCATGGTAGAAACCTACAGCACCATTCTCAGCAGCATGATGAATGCTTTTTCTTCGGTGATCGCCAACAACCTCAATCACATCATGAAGTTCCTTGCTTCGATCACGATCATCCTCTCGATTCCAACCGTCTTCTCCAGCTTCTGGAGCATGTCGATGGTCGTTCCCTGGCAGGGAACTGCGA
Proteins encoded in this region:
- a CDS encoding magnesium transporter CorA family protein: MRLRTAMLTIHKNISGDFVTAAPDQPLNGAWLQLTQPTPEELAQAAKLLAIPVRLLDFSFENDGSPRIVKQKNCLVIMIHIPVSNDNGTYNTVPLNFILTPDFSVTISQSDSAFLASILLNEEGRFDSNAPCRFLFQLLYQSGAEFLRHIQQIRQRTDAIEVVLRKAATNKEVYLLLNLEKGLTYFTAALRGNIIVVETIFRLSADPKLHHFLSLRREDEDLLESVILENKRALVMVETYSTILSSMMNAFSSVIANNLNHIMKFLASITIILSIPTVFSSFWSMSMVVPWQGTANGFWYVTLISLCASACAAYVLWRKKML